One Pullulanibacillus sp. KACC 23026 DNA segment encodes these proteins:
- a CDS encoding MoxR family ATPase, protein MGNRLKEALTQLQSQVAKVLIGKDQVVELLSIALISQGHVLLEDVPGTGKTMLAKVLAKSINGQFSRVQLTPDVLPSDITGIQIYNPKDQTFEIKPGPVMTNILLTDEINRATPRTQASLLEVMEERQVTIEGETLKIEGPFIVVATQNPIEQQGTFPLPEAQMDRFLMQIQMGYPTLEEERRVMRLYREDEPIEQLQAIFELADIQKWQQEVRKVTLSEEVETYLLNIVQGTRQHNYIESGVSPRGTLAFMKAAQARAFLHDRSFVTPDDLKILAPSILAHRLVLSMEGEMRSSKRDLIYDVLRQVEVPVEEGARE, encoded by the coding sequence ATGGGAAATAGGTTGAAAGAAGCATTGACACAATTGCAAAGTCAAGTGGCCAAAGTATTAATAGGAAAGGACCAAGTGGTCGAGTTGCTCTCAATAGCGCTTATTAGTCAAGGCCATGTCCTTCTTGAAGATGTACCGGGGACAGGAAAAACGATGCTGGCTAAAGTGCTCGCAAAGTCGATCAATGGTCAATTTTCACGGGTTCAACTAACGCCGGACGTCCTTCCAAGTGATATTACAGGAATTCAAATCTATAATCCAAAAGATCAGACCTTTGAAATAAAGCCAGGTCCTGTTATGACCAATATTTTATTAACGGATGAAATCAACCGGGCAACCCCACGAACACAGGCTAGTCTTTTAGAAGTCATGGAGGAGCGTCAAGTAACCATCGAAGGGGAGACGCTTAAGATCGAAGGCCCGTTTATCGTTGTCGCGACTCAAAATCCAATTGAACAACAGGGAACCTTTCCTCTTCCAGAAGCGCAAATGGACCGGTTCTTAATGCAAATTCAAATGGGTTACCCTACTTTGGAAGAAGAACGTCGGGTGATGAGGCTGTATCGTGAGGATGAGCCTATTGAGCAACTCCAAGCTATTTTCGAATTAGCCGATATTCAAAAGTGGCAGCAAGAGGTACGTAAAGTCACTCTATCCGAAGAGGTCGAAACTTACCTTTTAAATATTGTTCAGGGGACTCGTCAGCATAATTATATTGAGTCAGGTGTCAGCCCGCGAGGCACGCTTGCTTTTATGAAAGCCGCGCAAGCACGCGCTTTTCTTCATGACCGTTCCTTTGTGACTCCAGATGATTTGAAGATTTTGGCACCATCTATTCTTGCTCATCGATTGGTGTTATCCATGGAAGGGGAGATGCGCTCCTCTAAGCGTGATCTTATTTATGATGTTCTCAGGCAGGTTGAGGTCCCGGTTGAAGAGGGCGCTAGAGAATGA
- a CDS encoding D-alanyl-D-alanine carboxypeptidase family protein — MLRRLKMIGIGVAIAVGFGLYPHAAAKAASPPSIQASYAVVINAKNGEVLYDKQSHHQAYPASITKLMTVLLMEKYMSNDDFITASSHAVAQDASNWFYRMHVGEKMSKEDAINALMIISSNDVAMAVAEHIGGSEAGFAKLMNQEAKSLGLKDTHFVTPNGLHNPKHYTTPYDMAIIAKEVMKYPDLLKAMQQSTYIIHTDQQTAEIYRRDKIYDNPLAFGGKTGFTDQAEQTIVEYERSGSKDIIAVVMHDNNAGEYPDVLSISHFAFNQIKTHTFGSKGDVYQTIKVNGQSLPVTLASQAEMQFKDGDVTSSSVKWKDLDNFKDGVSKGYSIGTLALTLNGKVVKKVNLLAAKSISASVATNQMDEKVTSRPIWLWTERLAVVGLLVLGYFVLKPGGLKRKPFVDQQQSD; from the coding sequence ATGCTTAGACGTTTAAAAATGATCGGGATAGGGGTCGCGATAGCGGTGGGTTTCGGCCTGTATCCGCATGCCGCAGCAAAAGCAGCGAGTCCCCCATCCATTCAAGCTTCATACGCGGTTGTTATCAATGCCAAAAACGGGGAAGTTCTTTACGATAAACAATCCCATCATCAAGCTTATCCGGCTAGTATTACGAAATTAATGACCGTTCTTCTTATGGAAAAATATATGTCAAACGATGACTTCATCACCGCCTCATCCCATGCGGTCGCACAGGACGCCAGCAATTGGTTTTACCGGATGCATGTTGGCGAGAAAATGTCCAAAGAAGATGCCATTAATGCCCTCATGATTATCAGTTCAAATGATGTTGCTATGGCTGTTGCTGAACATATTGGCGGTTCCGAAGCAGGCTTTGCCAAATTAATGAATCAGGAAGCCAAAAGCCTTGGCCTCAAGGATACCCATTTTGTTACACCAAACGGCCTTCACAATCCCAAACATTATACGACTCCATATGACATGGCTATTATTGCAAAAGAAGTCATGAAGTATCCGGACCTGCTTAAGGCGATGCAGCAATCCACCTACATCATACACACCGATCAGCAAACCGCCGAAATTTATCGACGTGACAAGATCTATGACAACCCGCTTGCCTTTGGCGGGAAAACGGGCTTTACCGATCAAGCAGAGCAAACCATTGTTGAATATGAGCGCTCAGGCTCAAAAGACATTATTGCGGTTGTCATGCATGATAACAATGCAGGTGAGTATCCAGATGTCCTCTCTATTAGTCATTTTGCTTTTAATCAAATAAAGACTCACACCTTTGGCTCAAAGGGCGATGTTTATCAGACGATTAAAGTGAATGGACAATCTCTTCCTGTCACTCTGGCAAGTCAGGCGGAGATGCAATTTAAAGACGGGGATGTGACGAGCTCGTCTGTGAAATGGAAAGATCTAGATAATTTTAAGGATGGAGTGTCTAAAGGCTATTCAATAGGGACGCTTGCGCTCACTTTAAATGGGAAAGTCGTTAAAAAAGTGAATCTGCTTGCAGCCAAATCGATTTCCGCTTCTGTTGCTACCAATCAGATGGATGAAAAAGTCACAAGCCGTCCCATTTGGCTCTGGACCGAACGTTTAGCGGTTGTTGGACTTCTTGTCCTCGGCTATTTTGTTTTAAAACCAGGAGGACTCAAGCGAAAACCGTTCGTTGACCAGCAACAATCAGATTAA
- a CDS encoding DUF58 domain-containing protein, producing MNGKLVQGSALLVNCLTTLGTLLFILYLIMGSTFLFLTGCMMLVLGLYPRIYLRMVSQSFSFNNHENDKMVLTNGDTGELSLTFINRSALPMIGSCEVEHDPYFRLVGENPSENRLIFPLSVQKRQSATLTLPFETVGRGIGRVTKLTVSLNDPLKLLSCRLRYEYVRKTVVIYPRKKPVMGNDGQQLVKEGPHSHPSSLFVDRSLPIGTRDYVQGDSLKDIHWKATARKGDLQTKLVEKTIGMTWSFVILLGPNMPKHEIASLEEQLSALARLAELAHKRDIDFNLIVNTKPMGRSLIIQTPFGSDRSHYFRVMERLAAIQVNFLRIDPKLTIREITRGLREPRVLFFAGSVKEVLDDPLLLNWQRKGLHLYKIEESGSVVPLQKGGEAIAK from the coding sequence ATGAATGGCAAGCTTGTACAGGGATCTGCTCTCCTTGTCAATTGTTTGACAACGCTTGGAACCCTTCTTTTCATTCTTTACTTAATAATGGGATCGACATTCTTGTTTTTGACCGGTTGTATGATGTTGGTTCTCGGCCTTTATCCAAGAATTTACTTAAGAATGGTGAGTCAATCTTTTTCTTTTAATAATCATGAAAACGATAAAATGGTGCTGACTAATGGTGATACTGGAGAACTTTCTTTGACCTTTATTAACCGCTCAGCTCTTCCCATGATTGGATCCTGTGAAGTGGAACATGATCCTTATTTTAGATTAGTAGGAGAAAACCCTTCAGAGAATCGGCTAATCTTCCCCCTTTCCGTTCAAAAAAGGCAATCCGCCACTTTAACTTTACCTTTTGAAACCGTTGGGAGAGGAATCGGTCGAGTGACGAAATTGACGGTTAGCTTAAACGATCCGCTTAAGCTTTTGTCCTGTCGCCTGAGATATGAGTATGTGCGTAAAACCGTCGTGATCTATCCGAGAAAGAAGCCGGTAATGGGTAACGACGGTCAACAGTTGGTCAAGGAAGGCCCGCATAGCCATCCGTCCTCCCTATTTGTCGACCGATCACTCCCGATTGGCACGCGTGACTATGTACAGGGGGATTCGTTAAAAGATATTCACTGGAAAGCAACCGCTCGTAAAGGGGATCTTCAGACGAAATTGGTTGAAAAAACGATTGGAATGACTTGGAGCTTTGTCATATTGTTGGGTCCTAACATGCCAAAGCACGAGATCGCGAGTTTAGAAGAGCAGCTTTCTGCGTTGGCAAGACTCGCTGAATTGGCCCATAAGCGAGACATAGATTTTAATTTGATCGTCAATACGAAACCGATGGGGCGTTCGTTAATCATCCAAACACCATTTGGATCTGACCGCAGTCATTATTTTCGAGTCATGGAACGTTTAGCAGCCATTCAGGTTAACTTTTTAAGGATCGATCCGAAGCTCACAATCCGTGAGATCACACGAGGGCTAAGAGAGCCGCGAGTGTTGTTTTTTGCTGGGTCAGTTAAAGAAGTTTTGGATGATCCCTTGCTCCTGAATTGGCAAAGAAAAGGGCTTCACCTTTACAAAATTGAAGAGTCGGGATCTGTTGTACCGCTGCAAAAAGGGGGAGAAGCCATTGCTAAGTAA